The following DNA comes from Methanothrix sp..
ATAATGCTCAAGCATCGCCGGGGCGGGATCCTCCATCCTGTCAAGGCTCTTTTGCAGAGCGAGAGCCCTCCTCTCCAGATCGGCCTTGCGGGCCAGGCGGGGGCGGTACACCAGCGCCTCCAGGGCCTGCATACGGGCAGAGTCCAGGTTGCGGCGGGCAAAGGAGAGGGAGTTTTGCACCCCCCTCCGGCAAGCCTGCTCTATGGCTGCTCTCTTCTTTCTCCTCTCCTGCTCATCCCGGTCAGGATCAGTCTCTTCTCCTTCCTTCTCCTCCAAGGCCCTCAGGGCAGCGCGAGAGGCATCCAGGCTCCGGGGCACTGACTGCACATAGACCAGGACCCGGCCCAGCTCCGCAGCGGATTGGCCCTGCAGCAGGGGCACAATCAGCCCCTTTATCCTATCCACAGCAGCCAGCAGATCGTCGCTCATAATCCTCTACCACATCAGCCGGGGGGGGATGGTCTGCCCGGCCAACAGGGCGCTTGCATCCTCTCTGCGGCGGATGACCTCCCAGTCATCCCCAGAGACCAGGATCTCTGCTGGCCTCGGCTGGCCATTGTACTGAGAGGCCATGGAGAAGCCATAGGCACCGGCGTCCAGGAAGGCCAGGATATCCCCCCTCACCAGGCGGGGCAGAGGGCGGTCCCGGGCCAGAATATCGCCGCTCTCGCAGATCGGGCCGACGATGGTGTAGATCATCTCTTCCCGCTCCTCTGCATGATCGACCGGCAGGATATGATGATAGGAGTCATATAACATGGGCCGGGCGAGAGCATTGAAGCCGGCATCAACGGCGGCGAAGTTGACAGCAGCCCTCTTGACCACATTGACCCTCGTGAGCATAATGGTGCTATCCGCCACTATGCTCCTGCCCGGCTCCAGTATGAGGCGGGGGGATATCCCCAGATCCCGGCAGCCATCCTCGATCACTGGCAGGATGGCCTGGGCCAGATCCGAGGGCGAGGGGGCGGGGACATCTGGATGGTACTGGATCCCCAGGCCTCCTCCCAGGTCTATCCTTTCCACCTCTCCCCCCTTTGCCGTCACCTCCCGCAGAATGTCCATCATCCTCTCCGCCGCCTCGGCGAAGGGGGCGGTCTGCAGAATCTGGGAGCCTATATGGCAGTGCAGTCCCACCGGCCTTATGCCCTCCAGATCCATTGCCCTCTGATAGGCCCCTGCCACCTCCTCTGCAGAGATGCCGAACTTTGAGGATCTCAGGCCGGTGGCGATCTTGGGATGGGTCTTTGGCGATACATCGGGGTTGACCCGGAAGAGTATCTCCCCCTCCAGGCCCAGCTCGCAGGCGGTCCGGGCCAGGTGCTCCAGCTCCTCATTGGAGTCCATTGATATGCGAACCCCTGCCCGGAGGGCGGCAGCATGATCCAGCTCGCTTTTGGAGTTGCCGTTGAAGAGGATCATATCCCTGGGAATGCCTGCCATCCTGACCAAGGAGAGCTCCCCGGCAGAGAATACGTCCGCCCCCATTCCCTCCTGGGCGGCGATCTGCAGGATGGTGAGGTTGCCGTTGGCTTTCACTGCAAAGTATTTGTCCGCATCCGGAAATGCTCTGTGATAGCGGCGGATGTTCTCCCGCAATCTTCTCTCAGAGGTGACATAAAGCGGTGTGCCCTCCTCTGCTGCCAGCCGGCAGCAATCGACCTCCTCGATATAAAGATGGCCATCAAGAGAGCTGAGATGATCTTTGGATCCAAACATAGATCCCATGATCTCCTCATGATTACTAAATGTTTCCATGAACGGCCCGCTTACCGCAAAAAAGCGATGGGGCGGCAGGCGATGCCGCCCTTGTGCCCTGACACGCCCTCTATTCAGAAAGCCTCATCTCAGCGACCTCAGCCACCTCTCAATCTCCTGTGCGGCGATCTCCCTTCCGCCCAGTCCGAACGCCAAGGCTATGGCCACAGCTATAGCGCCCAGCAGCAGCCCAAAGGCGAGGTTGATGATCTCATCTGCCAGCCCCATGTGCCTGAGGGCCACAGCCCCGGAGAAGACCAATATGGAGATCCTGGCTGCCTGGGCCAGTATCTTCGCCTGGCTGCTGCTGCTGGCCATCACTGTGCTATAGGCCAAATTGGCCAGGTAAATGCCCAGAGCCAGTATCACCAATCCCATCAGAACCTGCCCGGCGAAGATGATGAACTCATAGATCAGATCGGCCATGAGGGTGAAGTTGAGGATTCTTGATGCCTCTATCAGGGCGAAGAGCATTATCGCCACCAACGCCAAGATCCCCGCCACCTGAGAGGGGCTCTTCTCTCCCTCTGCCGGCTCCTTTCCCAGGCCCAGCCAGACCAGTATGGAGTCGAATCCAGCCGCTGCCAGAAGGTTTGTGGCCAGCTCTGCCACGATCTTGCCCAGCACATAAGCGATGGCCAGGATCAAAATGGCCCCGAATACAGAGGGGATGGCAGCTAATATCTGATTGAGCATATTGGATATGGGTCCTGTGACTGAGACCAGATCCAGGGCCTGAAGCGCAGCCATGAGGACAGGGATCAGTATCAGAGCATAGACTATCAGGCCGAGCAAGCCGGCCAGCCCTCGCTGGCCTAAAACCCGGGAGAGGCCCACCCTCTCGCTCAGCCTCTCCGAGCCAAAGGCCACCAGCAGGCTGGTGAGGATCCTTTGCACAATGCGGGCGACAAACCAGCCGAGAAGGAGGATCACTGCTGCAGCAAGCAGATTGGGCAGGAAGCTCAGCATCTTGGCCATCATCACCTGTAGCGGCTCGAGAAGGCCGCCCAATGAGAGGGCATTGAGGACCATGGGCAAAAAGAGTAGCAACACCAGATAGAATACGATCTCGGCAACGGTCTGGCTCAAGGGCATCTCCTTTCCCTCCAGCCCTGCCCTGCTGCCCAGCCCCTCATCCACCTTTGCCGATCGAAGCACTCTCAATATCACCCTCTTGAGGAGCATGGCCAGGACTATAGCGACGATCGCTATCAGGATTGCAGCAAAGAGCTTGGGGATATAGGCGAAGACCACAGTCAGCATCGCATTCAGTGGTTGAGCAACCATTGTAAGGCCTAAGGCCTCAAAGAACGCCACCACTACAAAGAATAATAATATATAATATATTATCCGAGTGATCCACTGATTTGAATCTATAGACCTGGCCCTCTCCTCTCCCAATGCCATGCGGACGATCCTTTCATCCATCGAGGTGCGGCGTAGCGCTTTGCCAATGGTTGAGCTTACAGCCAGGGCCACGATCCATCCCACAATGAGGATGATCAGGGCAATAGTGATATTGGAGCTCATCGGCCCCAAGATCTGAGTTATCTGATCGCTTATTGTCATAGGAATACCTTCCTTTTTCTACAAATCAATCTGGATAGGAAAAATACTATCATTAATAATGAGCAATACCTTTACTTAAGGCTGGTGGATGATCGGCGGCGAATTTGTCTGCACTGCCGTCATTCCAGGTTCATCCTTGAGATGCTGGCTGCCTGGATGTTGACTGTTGGGATGCCTGCTGCCTGCTGCCCGCTGCCTGTATTCCAGCTGTCTGGATGTCAGCTGTCTGGATGTCAGCTGTCTGGATGTCAGCTGTCTGGATGTCAGCTGTCTGGATGTCAGCTGTCTGGATTTCGGCTATGAGGCCAGAGCCGCTCCTTGTGGCCCAGGCCGGTGATTCTGTTGCCTGCCCCTCCTGCGATTGATTAAGGCCCAGCCAGGAGGCCCTTGAAGGCGCACCGCCACTCCAGGATCTCGCTCTTGCCGGCATGAGCGAGGTATGCATCTATGCCAATCCGTCTGAGCAGGACACAAAGTTTAAGTACATCGCGTTAATTTGGTTCGTTCGAAAAAATCTGGATGGAGGGTCTCACTGCCATGTCTAATTTGGAACGATTGGGCGCTTGGATCACCGCTAATCCTGCGATAATCATCCTGGCGGCATTTCTTCTGACACTGGCATCCTTCCACTACGCCCAGCAGATAGAGAGCCAGGGGATGACCACCGAGGCCTTCATCTCCAAGGACTCTGCCCTCTACCAGCTTTACGATCATCTTTATCTGGAGAACTTCGGCTCCGACGGCAATATGATACTCATCGAGGGCGATGATGTGGCACGGGATGCAGTCCTGAGAGCCATCCTCCGCCTATCGGATCATATGCACCAGGTGGAGCATGTCCTGGGGGTGCAGAGCGTGGCCGATTGGGTCGCCGATGAGGAGTTCAGGAGGAGGGGAATCCGTCAGATCCCCTCTCAGGAGAGGATAGACGAGATCCTGGCCGCTGCCGGCCCCTCCATCGCTCACCTGATGCCAGATCGGGGACACACCCGGGTCATCATTGGCATGCCCACCAGCTCCGCCCTGACTGAGAGGCAGAGGAACAAGCTTCTCGTGGAGACAGAGAGGGCTGTGGACTGGGCAGAGCTCCCCTCCGGCTACAGCGTGACCATCACCGGCGATCCCTCCTTTCAGGCGGCAATAGTGGAGATGATGAATAACACCAATGGCCGGATCCTTGCCCTATGTGGTGTGCTGATGATCGTGGCCCTGCTGCTCTTTTTCAATCATGTCCGCTGGCCTCTGCTCCCTTTGCCAGTGGTCCTGCTGGGCATCATCTGGACTCTGGGTGCCATGGGCTTCCTCCATATCCGAATGGGCATGACCACATTTGCCGCCTTTCCCATAATGGTCGGGATTGGCATAGATTATGCCATCCAGTTCCATAACCGTATGGATGAAGAGGTGACCAAAGGCAAGAGCGTCCTGGAGGCCTCTGCCAGAACTGTGAAATATGTGGCCATCCCGGTTCTCGTCGCCCTGGCGGTAACCGAGGCTGGCTTCTTCTCCCTTCTCAGCTCCACCGTTCCCTCGACTCAGGACTTCGGAAAGATGTGCATGATCGGCCTATTCATGTGCTACCTATCAGCCCTGTTTGTGAATATGACCATCCTTTATCAGTCGGAAAAGAGGTTCCCCAGAGGGAAGAAGAGCGCTGCAAATTCTGAGAGAGGCTCGCCGATCGGCGCTTTCATTGAGAGCACTGCCAGCTTCAGCATCCAGAGATGGAAGACGGTGCTTGCCCTGGCTTTGCTTTTGGCCCTGGCGGGAAATTATGCTGATGTTCTGGTCCCCATAGAGACGAACTCCCAGAACTATATCCCCTCTGATCTGCCCCCTCTGATCGACCTGAAGCACATGAAAGATATCTATGGGGGAACAGACTCGATCAAATTCCTCATCCAGGCGGATGACGTCACCAGGCCGGAGAACCTCAAATGGATGGATGATTTTAGCCGTTACCTGCTGACATCGCGGGAGGATCGGACAGATGGGGCCACAAGCATTGCCACCTACATCAAAGCGGCCAACGGAGGAGAGCTGCCCGATGAGAGCACCCGGGCCAGGGAGATCATCGCCTCTCTGCCCGCATCCGTGAGCAGTGCATACATGAGCGGCCACAACCTGGCGATAATCGATGTTAATATAGGCAATGCCCAGCTCAACCTGGGAACGGAGGGGATGGAGCGGCTGGTCCGGTCTTACGAGGACGACCTGGCCTGGCATACCCCTCCGCCTGGAGTCTCAGTCCGGATCACCGGCCAGCCAGTGCTCATGACCACAGTGATGGACGCCCTGACTGATGGGAGGGTGGAGATGTCACTGCTCGGCCTCCTCCTGATCTTCCTCCTGCTTCTGCTGATCTACCGGGACCTGATCAAGGCCCTCTTGCCAGTGCTGCCCATGCTGGTGGTGATCGGCTGGATGGGGCTGGTCATGTACTACGGCGGCCTGAAGTACACCCCCCTCACAGCCACATTGGGTGCTCTCGTCCTGGGGGTGGGCTCTGAGTACGCCATCCTTATGATGGAGCGCTTCTATGAGGAGCTGGCAAATGTAGGCAACCCCTTTGACGCCCTGAAGATCACTGCCAATCGCATAGGATCGGCTCTGGTGGCATCGGGGATGGCGGTCATCTTCGGCTTTGGCGCTCTGATCGCCTCTCCCTTCAACATAATCAGCAACTTCGGAGTGGTCACAGTGATGTCGGTCGTCCTCGCCCTGGTCACCACCTTCACAGTCTTCGTGGTCCTGGCCATAAGGATGGAGGTTCAGCGTGAGGTGCTGGAGAACGCAAGACTGGAACTGAAAAGAGCAATCGCCCTGATAAATAATCAAAGATGGAGAAGGTGTAATGGAAATTAAGTATGCCATCGCCCTGGCCTTTATGTTCATCCTCCTGGCTCCCGGGTCGGCCCAGAACAGCTACATACCCCTGGAGCTTGGCGGTGACAATTATTATACTATGTACGGCAGCCCGGATATATCGGCAAGCATCTCCGGCACAGATGAGTTCGAGCGGGGAGACACCGTCACCCTCCTCCTCGATCTGACCAACTATGGCCGGATCATAGGCTTCAAGCAGGACCAGACACCCCAGAATGCCAAGGAGTATGCCCTGGCCAGTGCAGAGTTGCAGGAGGAGCACAAGAAGCCCACAGCGCTGGGGATCACCACCACCCTCGTCTCCGGGAGTCCTCTGATAGATGTCAAATCCGGCGCCCAGGTGGTCGAATCACTCCGGTCGGGGGATAAGACCCAGTCCCCTCTGAAGTTCACCATAAAGATCGGAGAGCATGCCCCTGCTGGCGAGTACCCACTCCACTTGAATATGACCTATGATTATCAGGATAACGTCCGGGTTTATGCCTCCAAGCTGGTCAGTGAAGGGGGCACATCCACCTTCTCCAACTACCGGGTCTCCTATGTCTATCAGAAGGCCAACCAGACGGTGCCCATCACCATCCGGGTGAAGAGGCAGGCGGATTTTGTGATCCAGAAGACCACTGCATCTCTTGTTGCCGGGGGCAAGAGGCAGGAGATTTATGCCACATACAAGAATATCGGCGAGGATCCGGTGCGAGATGCCGTGGCCAGGCTCTCCATCTTCAAGCCCTTCTCCTCCACTGATGATCAGGCCTTCATTGGATCTTTGGATCCTGGGGATGAGAGCACAGTCCTATTCCGGATGGATGTCGATTCCGATGCCACGCCCAAAGATTATGGCATAAGCAGTGAGATCAAGTATACCGATGTCAAGGGAGAGACGGTGATCTCGGAGAGCATGAAAATACCAGTCAGGGTCGAGCCTGCTGCCCGCTCCCTTCTCCTGCCGGCAGCCCTGGTGCTGATCCTTCTGATCGTTCTGGGCGGCTATATCTACAGCAAGAGGCAGAGGAAGCCCTGAGGGGGCCGGGGGAGGAGCCTGAAGAGGTATCAGGCCCCTTGAACCCATTTCCCAAGAGGTGACTGGATTTGGAGGAACTGGTGCTGGCCAGATGGGTCGATCGCTTCTGGGCCTGGCTGATAGATGTTCTCTTGATGGGCTTGGTCTGGCATAGGCTTAGCATCCTCCTGAGAGTCGAGGCGGTGCAGCTGGAGGGAGCGCTGATGCTATCCTGCCTGTTATTCCTCTACTGGACGGTGCTGGAAGGCTATCGGGGGCAGTCCCTGGGAAAGATGCTGCTCAATATCGTTGTCGTGGGCCCTTATGGAGAGGCCATCGGCTACAGGGACTCAGCGGTGCAGTCCTTTGGCAAGGCCTTTCTTCTCCCCGCCGATCTTCTGATAGGCCTCTTTGCCTTCCGGGGAGGGCGGCAGAGGCTCTTTAACCGGCTCTCGGATACAGTTGTAAGAGAGCAGATTCTCTGATGCCGCCCGCTTGGTGCTGCCCGCTTTATGGAGGGCTTCTCTATGGAAACACTTAATGCTGGATTGGGCAGTTGATTATGAGCATGAAAACCATAAAAGTCATGAATGCCTCCAGCAAACCCAACCCCCACGGGGTGGATGCCCGGAGCCTCAGCGATACCGAGAACGCCCAGGTGGTACACATAACCCTGCAGCCGGGCGAGTCATTGAAAAAGCATGTCACCCCCGTGGATGTGATCTTCTATGTCCTGGAGGGGGAAGGGGTGGTGGAGATCGGTGAGGAGAAGGAGGTGGCAGTGGCCGACACTCTCATCGAGAGCCCGGCCAAGATCCCCCATCGCTGGATTAACGAGAGCAATGCCGTCACCCGGATCCTGGTGGTCAAGACCCCCGGGCAGAAGGAGGCAACGAGATTGCTCTGAACTGGGAGGATCGATTCATGGAACTCAAGCCACCAGCATCTCTGAGAAGGGAGCATGAAGAGCTTCATGCCGAGCTTGCAGAGACAATAGAGGCCGGCGGAAATACGGGCAATGCAGCGAAGAAGGTGGCCGACATCCTCCATGCTCATTTCTTGAAGGAGGAGGAGTATGCCCTTCCGCCGCTGGGCATGCTGCCGGTTCTGGCGGAGGGTACAGTCCTGCCCGAGATGCAAGCGGTAATAGAATTGACCGATCGATTGAAAGCCGATCTTGGGCATATGCTCAAGGAGCATGAAGAGATTGTGACCGCCCTCAAGTCCCTCATCAGAGCGGCAGAGGGGGAAGGGAATGAAAAGGCAGTGATCTTCGCCGAGAAGCTGATGTTCCATGCCCAGACAGAGGAAGATGTTCTTTATCCGGCGTCGATATTGATTGGCGAATATCTGAAGCTGAAGCTCTCCCGAAGATTAATATCGCAGAACTGAAGTGTAAAAATTTATTATGATATCGCTGGAGTTCCTTCTGCTGGGAGTGGCCGTAATGCTCCTCTTAAGCGTGGTATCCAGCAAAGCATCCACTCAGCTGGGTGTGCCAACTCTGGTCCTCTTCCTGCTGATTGGCATGCTAGCCGGATCGGATGGGCCAGGGGGAATAGAGTTCAATAACCCCTGGATGGCCCAGTACCTGGGGACAGTGGCCCTGATCTTCATCCTCTTCGCCGGCGGCCTGGACACCAAATGGAAGGAGGTCAAGCCCGTTCTTTGGCAGGGGGCGGTTCTCGCCACACTGGGGGTCATCCTCACTGCTATAATCGTCGGCTATGCCGCCTATTACGTCCTGGACTTCAGCCTTCTTGAGGCAATGCTCCTGGCGGCGATCATCTCCTCCACCGACGCGGCGGCAGTGTTCTCCATCCTCCGTTCGAAGCATATCAGTCTGAAGGGGGATCTAAGGCCCCTCTTGGAGCTGGAGTCGGGCAGCAATGATCCCATGGCCATCTTCCTGACCACCAGCCTGATTGGATTGATCATTGGAGATGTCTCCACCCCCACTGCTCTGCTCCCCATGTTTGCCCAGCAGATGGCCCTGGGAGCGGTATTCGGCTATATCATGGGCCGGGGAATGGCCATCATCATCAATCGGATTCGCCTTGATTACCGGGGGCTTTATCCCCTGCTGACCACATCGCTGGTCATGCTGGCCTATGCACTGACCGCCTCTCTGGGAGGAAATGGTTTTCTGGCTGTGTACCTGGCCGGGCTGGGCCTGGGCAAGCACTCCTTTATTCACAAGCGCAGCCTGATAGACGATCATGACAGCCTGGCCTGGCTGATGCAGATCGCCATGTTCTTGACCTTGGGCCTGCTGGTCTTCCCCTCGCAGCTCCTTCCAGTGGTGGGCATTGGCCTGTTCATCTGCTCGGTCCTGATGTTCCTGGCCCGGCCGATGGCCGTCCTCATATGTCTGCTCCCCTTCCGGAGGATTCCGATCAAGGAGAGGGTCATGATCTCCTGGGTGGGCCTGCGGGGCTCAGTACCCATCATCCTGGCCACCTTCCCCCTTGTATCCGGGGTTCAGAAGGCGGATATGATCTTCAATGTGGTCTTCTTCGTGGTCCTGACCAGCGTACTGGTGCAGGGCTCCAGCATACCCTTCTTCGCCCGCAGGCTGGGCCTGGATGCTCCCCTGGCCCTCCTTCCCGAGCCACCGGAGGGGGTCGCGGGAAAGGAGGGATGGGAGCCTTTGGTCAAGCTCAAGGTCCTTTCCGGCAGCTCTGCTGATGGAAAGCAGATTGCAGACCTCAATCTGCCCGATGACACCTGGATTGCTGTCCTGAGAAGGGAGGGTCATCCCATTCGTCCTGGAGGGAGCACAATATTAAAGGGGGGTGATCGCCTCTCCGTCCAGTCCAGCGGCGCATCCCTTGATCTGCTCCGCTCCTTGGTGGAGAAAAAGGAGATCCCAGCAGATGGCGGTCAGGCGGGGCACCAGGAGACCTGAGGATCATCGGAGGGGTACCGGGGCCGGGGCGGCTATCGGCCTGGAGCATCATTCTCTTTAACCTGGAGGATAAGAGCTGGTACGATGGATCTGAAGACAAAAGCCCTTCTTCTCTCTATAGGGAGAGTGCAGCTCTCCCGGCCTCAGGATGGCGGCCAGCCGTCCACCGCCG
Coding sequences within:
- the lysA gene encoding diaminopimelate decarboxylase, which codes for MFGSKDHLSSLDGHLYIEEVDCCRLAAEEGTPLYVTSERRLRENIRRYHRAFPDADKYFAVKANGNLTILQIAAQEGMGADVFSAGELSLVRMAGIPRDMILFNGNSKSELDHAAALRAGVRISMDSNEELEHLARTACELGLEGEILFRVNPDVSPKTHPKIATGLRSSKFGISAEEVAGAYQRAMDLEGIRPVGLHCHIGSQILQTAPFAEAAERMMDILREVTAKGGEVERIDLGGGLGIQYHPDVPAPSPSDLAQAILPVIEDGCRDLGISPRLILEPGRSIVADSTIMLTRVNVVKRAAVNFAAVDAGFNALARPMLYDSYHHILPVDHAEEREEMIYTIVGPICESGDILARDRPLPRLVRGDILAFLDAGAYGFSMASQYNGQPRPAEILVSGDDWEVIRRREDASALLAGQTIPPRLMW
- a CDS encoding mechanosensitive ion channel, whose amino-acid sequence is MTISDQITQILGPMSSNITIALIILIVGWIVALAVSSTIGKALRRTSMDERIVRMALGEERARSIDSNQWITRIIYYILLFFVVVAFFEALGLTMVAQPLNAMLTVVFAYIPKLFAAILIAIVAIVLAMLLKRVILRVLRSAKVDEGLGSRAGLEGKEMPLSQTVAEIVFYLVLLLFLPMVLNALSLGGLLEPLQVMMAKMLSFLPNLLAAAVILLLGWFVARIVQRILTSLLVAFGSERLSERVGLSRVLGQRGLAGLLGLIVYALILIPVLMAALQALDLVSVTGPISNMLNQILAAIPSVFGAILILAIAYVLGKIVAELATNLLAAAGFDSILVWLGLGKEPAEGEKSPSQVAGILALVAIMLFALIEASRILNFTLMADLIYEFIIFAGQVLMGLVILALGIYLANLAYSTVMASSSSQAKILAQAARISILVFSGAVALRHMGLADEIINLAFGLLLGAIAVAIALAFGLGGREIAAQEIERWLRSLR
- a CDS encoding pentapeptide repeat-containing protein, with the translated sequence MPAACCPLPVFQLSGCQLSGCQLSGCQLSGCQLSGCQLSGFRL
- a CDS encoding RND family transporter, giving the protein MSNLERLGAWITANPAIIILAAFLLTLASFHYAQQIESQGMTTEAFISKDSALYQLYDHLYLENFGSDGNMILIEGDDVARDAVLRAILRLSDHMHQVEHVLGVQSVADWVADEEFRRRGIRQIPSQERIDEILAAAGPSIAHLMPDRGHTRVIIGMPTSSALTERQRNKLLVETERAVDWAELPSGYSVTITGDPSFQAAIVEMMNNTNGRILALCGVLMIVALLLFFNHVRWPLLPLPVVLLGIIWTLGAMGFLHIRMGMTTFAAFPIMVGIGIDYAIQFHNRMDEEVTKGKSVLEASARTVKYVAIPVLVALAVTEAGFFSLLSSTVPSTQDFGKMCMIGLFMCYLSALFVNMTILYQSEKRFPRGKKSAANSERGSPIGAFIESTASFSIQRWKTVLALALLLALAGNYADVLVPIETNSQNYIPSDLPPLIDLKHMKDIYGGTDSIKFLIQADDVTRPENLKWMDDFSRYLLTSREDRTDGATSIATYIKAANGGELPDESTRAREIIASLPASVSSAYMSGHNLAIIDVNIGNAQLNLGTEGMERLVRSYEDDLAWHTPPPGVSVRITGQPVLMTTVMDALTDGRVEMSLLGLLLIFLLLLLIYRDLIKALLPVLPMLVVIGWMGLVMYYGGLKYTPLTATLGALVLGVGSEYAILMMERFYEELANVGNPFDALKITANRIGSALVASGMAVIFGFGALIASPFNIISNFGVVTVMSVVLALVTTFTVFVVLAIRMEVQREVLENARLELKRAIALINNQRWRRCNGN
- a CDS encoding COG1361 S-layer family protein yields the protein MEIKYAIALAFMFILLAPGSAQNSYIPLELGGDNYYTMYGSPDISASISGTDEFERGDTVTLLLDLTNYGRIIGFKQDQTPQNAKEYALASAELQEEHKKPTALGITTTLVSGSPLIDVKSGAQVVESLRSGDKTQSPLKFTIKIGEHAPAGEYPLHLNMTYDYQDNVRVYASKLVSEGGTSTFSNYRVSYVYQKANQTVPITIRVKRQADFVIQKTTASLVAGGKRQEIYATYKNIGEDPVRDAVARLSIFKPFSSTDDQAFIGSLDPGDESTVLFRMDVDSDATPKDYGISSEIKYTDVKGETVISESMKIPVRVEPAARSLLLPAALVLILLIVLGGYIYSKRQRKP
- a CDS encoding RDD family protein is translated as MEELVLARWVDRFWAWLIDVLLMGLVWHRLSILLRVEAVQLEGALMLSCLLFLYWTVLEGYRGQSLGKMLLNIVVVGPYGEAIGYRDSAVQSFGKAFLLPADLLIGLFAFRGGRQRLFNRLSDTVVREQIL
- a CDS encoding cupin domain-containing protein — translated: MKTIKVMNASSKPNPHGVDARSLSDTENAQVVHITLQPGESLKKHVTPVDVIFYVLEGEGVVEIGEEKEVAVADTLIESPAKIPHRWINESNAVTRILVVKTPGQKEATRLL
- a CDS encoding hemerythrin domain-containing protein, translating into MELKPPASLRREHEELHAELAETIEAGGNTGNAAKKVADILHAHFLKEEEYALPPLGMLPVLAEGTVLPEMQAVIELTDRLKADLGHMLKEHEEIVTALKSLIRAAEGEGNEKAVIFAEKLMFHAQTEEDVLYPASILIGEYLKLKLSRRLISQN
- a CDS encoding potassium/proton antiporter encodes the protein MISLEFLLLGVAVMLLLSVVSSKASTQLGVPTLVLFLLIGMLAGSDGPGGIEFNNPWMAQYLGTVALIFILFAGGLDTKWKEVKPVLWQGAVLATLGVILTAIIVGYAAYYVLDFSLLEAMLLAAIISSTDAAAVFSILRSKHISLKGDLRPLLELESGSNDPMAIFLTTSLIGLIIGDVSTPTALLPMFAQQMALGAVFGYIMGRGMAIIINRIRLDYRGLYPLLTTSLVMLAYALTASLGGNGFLAVYLAGLGLGKHSFIHKRSLIDDHDSLAWLMQIAMFLTLGLLVFPSQLLPVVGIGLFICSVLMFLARPMAVLICLLPFRRIPIKERVMISWVGLRGSVPIILATFPLVSGVQKADMIFNVVFFVVLTSVLVQGSSIPFFARRLGLDAPLALLPEPPEGVAGKEGWEPLVKLKVLSGSSADGKQIADLNLPDDTWIAVLRREGHPIRPGGSTILKGGDRLSVQSSGASLDLLRSLVEKKEIPADGGQAGHQET